A window of Lepidochelys kempii isolate rLepKem1 chromosome 1, rLepKem1.hap2, whole genome shotgun sequence contains these coding sequences:
- the LOC140916723 gene encoding olfactory receptor 52D1-like: protein MAASNLTPSGLSTFILTGIPGLEAAHIWISIPFSTFYIISLLGNFMVLFVVGKEQTLHKPMFLLLCMLALTDISLSTSVMTKALCIFWFNLKDITVGGCLTQMFFIHAVSVMQSAVLVIMAFDRYVAICNPLRYPTILTNARVAKLGLLGLIRAVLFMLPLPLLLSRLPFCVNRIIPHMYCEHMAVAKMSCGDITVNRAYGLVMAFVVLGLDLMLVALSYSLIIGAVLRISSKTAHQKALNTCTAHICVMLMSCTLFFFSTLTHRFGQGIAPHIHIILANLYFLVPPMLNPIIYGVKTKELRDKVGKYTCRICLPGGH from the coding sequence ATGGCAGCTTCCAACCTCACCCCCTCTGGCCTTTCAACATTTATCCTAACAGGCATTCCTGGGCTGGAAGCTGCCCACATCTGGATTTCCATCCCTTTTTCTACATTCTATATTATCAGCCTGTTGGGAAATTTCATGGTTCTGTTTGTGGTAGGCAAAGAACAGACCCTGCACAAGCCGATGTTcctgctgctctgcatgctggcgCTCACAGACATCAGCTTGTCTACCTCTGTCATGACGAAGGCACTGTgtatattttggttcaatttgaaaGACATTACTGTGGgtggctgcctcacccagatgttcttcATTCACGCAGTTTCTGTTATGCAGTCAGCCGTCCTTGTGATAATGGCCTTCGATCGCTATGTCGCCATATGTAACCCCCTGAGATACCCCACCATCCTCACGAACGCACGAGTAGCTAAGCTAGGGCTTCTGGGTTTGATAAGAGCTGTTCTCTTCATgctacccctgcccctgctcctgagcaggcTGCCATTCTGTGTGAACCGCATTATCCCCCACATGTACTGTGAGCACATGGCTGTGGCGAAGATGTCTTGTGGGGACATCACAGTCAACAGAGCATATGGCTTGGTGATGGCATTTGTAGTCTTAGGGTTAGACCTGATGCTCGTAGCCCTGTCCTACAGTCTGATCATTGGGGCCGTCCTCAGAATCTCCTCCAAGACAGCCCACCAGAAAGCCCTCAACACCTGCACAGCCCACATTTGTGTCATGCTGATGTCTTGTactctcttcttcttttccaCTCTGACACACCGGTTTGGTCAGGGCATCGCTCCACACATTCACATCATCTTGGCCAACCTCTACTTCCTCGTCCCCCCCATGCTCAACCCTATTATTTATGGGGTCAAAACCAAAGAGCTTCGTGACAAAGTGGGCAAATACACCTGCAGAATATGCTTGCCTGGAGGCCACTGA